One region of Oncorhynchus mykiss isolate Arlee chromosome 8, USDA_OmykA_1.1, whole genome shotgun sequence genomic DNA includes:
- the zgc:92591 gene encoding late histone H2B.L4 has product MSNDVTKKKGKAVGEKKTKRKAKRRETYAVYIYKVLKQVHPDTGISSRAMSIMNSFVNDVFERIATEASRLTQYNKRSTITSREVQTAVRLLLPGELAKHAVSEGTKAVTKYTSSK; this is encoded by the exons ATGAGTAACGATGTAACCAAGAAAAAGGGAAAGGCAGTCGGGGAGAAAAAGACTAAAAGAAAAGCCAAGAGGAGAGAGACTTATGCAGTGTATATCTATAAAGTTTTGAAGCAG gTCCATCCTGACACTGGCATCTCCAGCAGAGCAATGAGCATAATGAATTCCTTCGTCAACGACGTGTTTGAGCGTATTGCAACTGAGGCATCTCGTCTGACCCAGTACAACAAACGCTCAACCATCACCAGCCGAGAGGTACAGACCGCAGTCCGACTCTTGCTACCTGGAGAGCTGGCCAAGCACGCAGTGTCAGAGGGCACCAAAGCTGTCACCAAATACACTAGTTCAAAGTAG
- the LOC110530476 gene encoding homeobox protein GBX-1, which produces MQRPGGQGTAFSIDSLIGTPQPRPGHLLYTGYPMFMPYRPLMIPQSLSHSHLPSGIPPLAPLASFAGRLTNTFCASLGQGMPSMVALTTTLPSFSDPPDSFYPPQELPGPRLSADPGTRRQESPLSDDLHGRDKGSDLLNFSETFQTMPGETKLYSSDDEKFDLKSADAVCSDRDDSSAVDSENESFSDGNNCGSLSQKSKLKPGSQEALPPGSSAGKSRRRRTAFTSEQLLELEKEFHCKKYLSLTERSQIAHALKLSEVQVKIWFQNRRAKWKRIKAGNVNNRSGEPVRNPKIVVPIPVHVNRFAVRSQHQQIEQTRP; this is translated from the exons ATGCAGAGACCGGGCGGCCAAGGGACGGCGTTTTCGATCGACTCCTTGATAGGAACTCCGCAGCCTCGGCCGGGACACCTGCTCTACACTGGCTACCCGATGTTTATGCCGTACAGACCCTTGATGATTCCTCAATCTTTATCTCATTCACATTTACCTTCTGGCATACCTCCTTTGGCGCCGTTGGCATCTTTCGCTGGACGTCTTACCAACACATTCTGTGCGAGTTTGGGACAGGGGATGCCGTCCATGGTGGCTCTCACGACAACACTGCCCAGTTTCTCGGATCCGCCGGATAGTTTCTATCCTCCCCAAGAGCTCCCCGGACCTCGGTTAAGTGCCGACCCTGGAACGAGGAGACAAGAGAGCCCCCTCTCAGACGATCTGCATGGAAGAGACAAGGGATCGGACTTACTCAACTTCTCGGAAACTTTTCAAACTATGCCAG GTGAGACTAAATTGTACAGCTCTGACGATGAGAAGTTTGACCTGAAATCAGCAGACGCAGTTTGCAGTGACCGAGATGACAGCTCTGCCGTCGACAGCGAGAACGAAAGCTTCTCCGATGGGAACAACTGTGGTTCTTTATCCCAAAAGAGTAAACTAAAACCCGGGTCACAGGAAGCGTTACCACCAGGAAGCTCAGCAGGAAAGAGCAGAAGGAGACGGACAGCTTTTACAAGCGAGCAGCTACTTGAACTTGAGAAGGAATTTCATTGTAAAAAGTACCTTTCGCTCACCGAACGCTCTCAAATAGCACACGCACTTAAATTGAGCGAGGTGCAGGTCAAAATTTGGTTCCAGAATCGTAGGGCCAAATGGAAAAGAATCAAAGCGGGAAACGTCAATAACAGGTCGGGAGAGCCTGTGAGAAACCCCAAAATTGTGGTCCCCATTCCAGTGCACGTCAACAGGTTTGCCGTGAGGAGTCAACACCAACAGATAGAGCAAACAAGGCCATGA